A single Ctenopharyngodon idella isolate HZGC_01 chromosome 22, HZGC01, whole genome shotgun sequence DNA region contains:
- the edem2 gene encoding ER degradation-enhancing alpha-mannosidase-like protein 2: MLTFLFSAVFCATYLSPIISHVKGRDFTEQEMSHYRDRIKSMFYHAYNSYLENAYPYDELRPLTCDGQDTWGSFSLTLIDALDTLLVLGNHTEFQRVATLLQDTVDFDTDVNASVFETNIRVVGGLLSAHMLSKRAGMEVEEGWPCSGPLLRMAEDAARKLLPAFQTPTGMPYGTVNLLRGVNPSETPVTCTAGVGTFILEFSTLSRLTGDPVFENVARKALRALWRTRSDIGLVGNHIDVITSKWVAQDAGIGAGVDSYFEYLVKGAILLQDEELLAMFHEFDKSIKNYTKFDDWYLWVQMHKGTVSMPVFQSLEAFWPGLQSLIGDISSATKTFHNYYSVWRQFGGLPEFYSIPQGYTVDKREGYPLRPELIESAMYLYKATGDPTFMQLGRDAVESIDKISRVKCGFATVKDVRDHKLDNRMESFFLAETIKYLYLLFDPENFLHNTGTEFELGGLQGDCVLSAGGYIFNTEAHPLDPAALHCCSRYQDEHRELQDILLSFSQPLRPPTDQSEETSGDQSASRSSESIALKPGERRKPPVLSCPVQPFSAKLAVMGQVFSDNS; the protein is encoded by the exons ATGCTTACTTTCCTTTTCTCCGCCGTTTTTTGCGCCACATACCTGTCTCCGATCATCAGTCATGTTAAAGGAAGAGATTTTACTGAGCAGGAAATGTCTCATTACAg GGACAGAATAAAGTCGATGTTTTATCATGCTTACAACAGCTACTTGGAAAATGCATATCCTTATGATGAGTTGAGACCGCTGACATGTGACGGACAGGACACATGGGGAAG TTTCTCCCTCACCCTCATTGATGCTCTGGACACATTGCTG GTTTTGGGAAACCACACAGAGTTCCAGCGTGTGGCCACTCTGCTTCAGGACACGGTTGACTTTGACACGGATGTAAATGCATCTGTGTTTGAGACCAATATACGAG TGGTTGGTGGGCTTCTCTCTGCCCATATGCTTTCTAAACGTGCTGGGATGGAGGTAGAGGAGGGCTGGCCCTGCTCTGGACCCCTCCTGCGCATGGCAGAGGACGCCGCCCGCAAACTGCTGCCTG CTTTCCAGACCCCCACAGGGATGCCATATGGCACGGTGAACTTGCTGAGGGGGGTGAACCCCAGTGAGACCCCCGTCACCTGCACTGCTGGAGTGGGCACCTTCATCCTGGAGTTCTCCACCCTCAGCCGACTGACTGGAGACCCTGTGTTTGAGAATGTGGCTCGCAAAGCTCTCAGGGCCTTATGGAGAACACGCTCAGATATTGGCCTG GTGGGCAACCATATAGATGTCATAACTTCTAAGTGGGTGGCTCAGGACGCAGGGATCGGGGCGGGAGTGGACTCATACTTCGAGTATCTCGTAAAGGGAGCCATCCTGCTGCAGGATGAGGAGCTGCTGGCAATGTTTCACG AATTTGATAAGTCCATAAAGAACTACACTAAGTTTGATGATTGGTATCTGTGGGTGCAGATGCATAAAGGAACAGTATCAATGCCTGTGTTTCAGTCTCtggaggcgttctggcctggACTGCAG agTTTGATAGGTGATATTTCCAGTGCCACAAAGACCTTCCATAACTACTACAGTGTTTGGCGTCAGTTTGGAGGCCTCCCAGAGTTCTACAGCATTCCTCAAGGTTACACAGTGGACAAACGAGAGGGCTACCCTCTGCGGCCAG AGTTGATCGAGAGTGCCATGTATCTGTATAAGGCCACCGGTGACCCAACATTCATGCAGCTTGGCCGGGATGCAGTCGAGTCGATTGACAAAATCAGCCGGGTGAAGTGTGGTTTTGCCACT GTGAAGGACGTAAGGGACCACAAGTTGGACAACCGCATGGAGTCCTTCTTCCTGGCCGAGACCATTAAATACCTCTACCTCCTCTTCGATCCTGAAAATTTCCTTCATAACACGGGCACTGAGTTTGAGCTCGGTGGCCTGCAGGGGGACTGTGTACTCAGCGCGGGGGGTTACATATTTAACACGGAGGCTCACCCGCTCGACCCCGCCGCACTCCACTGCTGCAGTCGATACCAGGACGAGCACAGGGAATTACAGGACATACTACTCAGCTTCTCACAACCACTCAGGCCTCCCACAGACCAATCAGAGGAGACGTCAGGGGACCAAAGCGCCAGCCGCTCCTCAGAGAGCATTGCACTGAAGCCAGGAGAGAGACGAAAACCTCCTGTGCTCTCCTGCCCTGTGCAGCCATTCAGTGCCAAACTGGCTGTCATGGGTCAAGTCTTCTCAGACAATTCTTGA